GCTGCACATGGTCGAGCCGGCCGCCGTGGGGCTGGCCGACTTCGGCCGTCCCGAGGGCTACCTGGGCCGGCAGGTACGCCGCTGGGCCGGCCAGCTCGACCGCTCCCGCAGCCGCGAGCTGCCCGGCATCGACGAGCTGCGCGACGCGCTCGCCGACACCGTGCCGGAGGGCGCCAACGCGGGACGCATCGTGCACGGCGACTACCGGCTGGACAATCTCCTCGCCAAGGTCGACCCGGTCACGGTCCGGGCGGTGCTGGACTGGGAGATGGCAACCCTCGGCGATCCCCTCGCGGACCTGGGGCTGCTGCTGACCTACTGGAGCGTGCTGGGCGACAGCGAACTCGCCGAGGGCAACCCGGTCGCCGACGGGATCGGGCCACGCGCCGGCTTCCCCACCGGCGCCGAACTGATCGACCGGTACGCCGGCCGCAGCGACGTGGACGTGGGCCCGCTGCACTGGCACGTGGCGCTCGGCTGTTTCAAGCTGGCGGTGATCTGCGAGGGGATCCACTACCGGCACACCCTTGGGCAGACGCTCGGCGGCGGCTTCGACCGGATCGGTGACATGGTGGCGCCGCTGGTCGAGCACGGCCTGCACGAAGTCCGCGAAAAGTAACCGACCTCGGGTGAGCCGTCCCGACGGGTCAGGCGGAGGCGCGGTGGATGAGCTTGGTGTCGAGTAGGACGTGCGGGGAGGGCACCTCGTCGCCGCGGGTCCGGGAGACC
The window above is part of the Micromonospora inositola genome. Proteins encoded here:
- a CDS encoding phosphotransferase family protein, with the translated sequence MTEPAVDPAQTPTGSASDRSPKGLDLDRLAAYLAERRPELAAGPLSARLIAGGKSNLTYLVRAGGREMVLRRPPLGHVLATAHDMAREHRVISALAPTDVPVPEALLLCADDEVIGAPFYLMEKVDGEVYRTRAQTDPLTAGQRRDLAMAMMDTLAALHMVEPAAVGLADFGRPEGYLGRQVRRWAGQLDRSRSRELPGIDELRDALADTVPEGANAGRIVHGDYRLDNLLAKVDPVTVRAVLDWEMATLGDPLADLGLLLTYWSVLGDSELAEGNPVADGIGPRAGFPTGAELIDRYAGRSDVDVGPLHWHVALGCFKLAVICEGIHYRHTLGQTLGGGFDRIGDMVAPLVEHGLHEVREK